The sequence CAACTAATacaagcttttaattttttgaaataaaaccttCAGGCTGGTCCGAGCCCACTTTTCTGCGAGCTGCTGTCCTTTGTGTCCCTTCAAAAGTTGTTAAATTCGGTGTCTGCTCTGTTTTTGGGGTCAGTGAGGCCCCAGTGTGTCTCTGGCTGCCCTGCCAGTGGGAAGGTGTGGAACAGaagggctgtgggtgcagggaGTGGAACCTTGTGTATGGGTGAGGTGGTGGGTGGGAGCAGGGTGAGACTTTGTCGTGCTGAGAGCAGCAAACATGAGTTTCCACAGTGAGAAGAGGCTGCCCTGGCCTCTGGGTTCTCACAACAGCTTGTTAAAAAGGGTGCTGccatgctgcagctggaggttTGCTCCCAGAGTGGGAAGGAGATGTCTCAGAGCAGCAAAGCTGGGACTGTGCCCCAGCCTTGGCCAGGAGGGGAACGCTCCAGGGTGACTCAGGCTGCAGGAACTTTCCACCCAAGTCACCCCCTTCTGTCTGGCTTTCTGAGATGGCCTTTAAACCCTCCAGTTGTGGAAACACCACGAGTGTACATCTATATATAGATGGAGAGGCTCAAGCGTGGGCCAGGGTGCTATCTCCATCACCAAGGCAGACACACCAAAAAAAGCACATGAGGCCACAATTGCCCCCAGGCTGAGTAACTTTCAGCCTCTGTGGGCAGAGGCAGGTGTGGGATGGCATCAGCAGCACCTCAAAAACCAGAGTTTGGCTCCAAAGCAAGGGAAAAGGCAAGAGGGGGCAATGGGAAGTTGGGGGACAAAGGGCTTGGCgtaaaaagaaaccccaaaccagaaCTGAAAGTGTGTCCACAGAGGAACCCACAGCAGTCAGACAGACACCCCTCAGTCACAAGATAAGCTGCAGTGAGGGAGGCTTGAGGGAGCTGGCCTGGACTCTTGTATCTCCACACATCCCAACTCAGCTGGTTATTTCCAAATGAGGGAGGAAATACTGCAGTCatgaagaaaatagtttttattcATGTTCTTTCCAACCTTATCCTGAGGAAATCTCATGACAATTCTTTTGAAATgtacttttttaatttttttccctcccatcaAAAAGCTTTTGTTGAAAAATCCTGGCCTTGACatccagaaacagaaatttttttcagaCCGTCCGTTCGTTCGTATTGCAGGGTCTGAACTTACAAGGGTCCTGCTGACAAATGAGGTACAAttaaactgagagaaaaaaatgttctctaTCACAGCAATATCTGATGAAAGCCTCCTCCAggtctgtgtccctgccccctTTCCAAGCCCCACTTTGCAGATGGTTTGTGCAAGGTGTTTTACAGCTTCGTTATCCACCCTGCTGAGACAGAATTCAGCCTGGAACTCAGTAGCATGGAAAAACACCCAACCccaaaatgctgtgttttatcCAAATGTTCTCTCTCTTCCTGAGGCTTTTTCAGTGAGGATTTAActctctcctcagcagctgggaggTGAGCACATGTTTAAACACTTTCTGAATTGCCCTTTTTTCCTGAGGAGAGGACGTGTGACAGGGTGTGCTGCAAGCCCAGAGTGATAAATGGGTGCTTAGTGTGTCGAGGTTAAAGAAACTGTTTAAGAAACCTTCCTTTAATTAGCTGGATCTGTCTTCCCGTTCTGCTGCCTCTCTTGCCGTGAGTTATGAGTTATTTAATGTAGCATCAAGGCACGGGCTTATAGCTCCCATAAATGATGGATATTTGGGGAGATTATTTGACAGCTCACAATCAACATTGCCTTATAGAGTAGGCAGGGGAGTTTGGAAAACATGTCCCAGGTACATAAGTGCTTGCTTAGtggaaaaatgttttactgTTGTAAAACACTGCTAACAGGGCAGTGTGAGGCTTTAAAGGGCAGCTTTTAAAAGTGAGAGAAATGGTCAAAAGCACAAAATGGTCTGATCACTCTGGCAGGAGGCAGCATCCATCTGGGTGCTTCAGGAGAATGGGGGTTTACTCCTCTGATGGCCACCTTGGCATTGATTTGTGACCTCATTAAATCTGAGGCAGATCTCCTTAAATCTGCCTTAAACACAGGCACGGGGTTGGAGAGAATAGAAAGTGTGACAGGAGGTGCCTACACAGACAATGCTCCTGAGAGGGTATAAGGAGTATATAGGGTATATTCTTctcttgctttgtgtttttagCTTCATGCTGCACCAAAACCCATAGTAATCTtgcattttcctgtttaatttctAACCTTAATCAGTAGCTGCAATGCACAGTCCCAGTGCTTCTCCCTTGGGGGTTCAGTGGGAActgagcagcaggatgctggagAACCAGGGACAAAAGCCTCTGCTTCAAATTTGGTTCAGTCATGCCTCATTTCTGTGCCAGTTTTGTACTGAGCTGGGGTTTACCTTGGTGAATGAAACAGGAGCACACCTGAGTTTAAGCTGGGATGTGGAAGCTGCTTCACATTTGAAGAGTGAATTTGAGAAGTCACAGAGCTTCCCTGTACACACAATAAACAACCTGTGAACTCCTGTTCTCTAACACAAGAAgttctccttcctgctctctgtTTTCAAATCAGTCAAAGCTGTAGGAGATGAATTTGTCCCTGAGCTTCAATACCCTGAGACAGCCTTCAACCAAAGCACAGAGTGTAAACAGATGGTTCCTCTTGTTTAAGGGAACAAATCTcatttcctgcagtgctgggtcaAAGAAGGCTGAAGATGGCTGTGGGAGGAGCAGCCCAAAAGCTCCTGGAAACAGTTTTGTTTGTTATATTTTGGAGCCTCTTAAAGGATTCAGAAGCAGTACAGAGGAGCCAATCAgctaaaataaatgctttttcagCTGGCCAGCTCTCTTGGTTGCCTCCTgtgctgtttttaaataatgttgGAACATTGATATCCAGCATTCCCTGAAATACACTTAAAATTCGCTTCAAATGTCAGGTGTTCTAATTAATAGGAGGATGCAGATGGGTTCAGAACACAGCTTAAAAGTATGGGAGCAAATGCTAGCTgctctaatttaatttttaaaagtcattcaGATCTTAATGCCAGCAGAGCTATCTGTAAAGCTGCCACAAGGTGGTACCGCAGTATTTTATAAGATTTTGACATTTTTGTATTAGAGCAACTATTTTCTTAGTAGAGGTGCAATGTAGAAGAAATGAGGATGCAAAATATGCCTTTATGTGAAGAAAATGCCCCtttagtgctgcagaggggctcTTGCAGGTCTTGGCAGGGCTGTTGGGTCTGTCTGACAGCACCCCTTCAACCAAGGTTTGCTATGTGCTCTCCTGCCACAATTATGGATTGTTTAGGTGATGACATTTAAGCACATTAATGTTTTCCTAACAGTGATATCTGCCTGAATTCATTTTGGTGTCTgtcctgattttttccctttccttctcccatgTTGGCCACTCTGAGGTTCTCCAGGTAAGGACAGCTGTGGACTGTGCAAAGATATTCTCCTGAAAGTGCCAGGATGTTTAAGTGCCAAGGGAACAAGAAACCTGGACAGTTCTGCTGCCTGGGAACTAAAAACTTTGGTTTTAAGATACTTTAAAATTCATGTTTCACATCTCCTTGACTGAGACTCTGTTTTCATGCTCTTCTCTTTAATGTTTTTCTGTAAATCAAACCCCTGTAGCCCAAACTACCCAGCCACTGAGCTCCTGCATCTCCCAGATAACTGAGGaacttttaatttcaaaatgccAATGTATGGAAATTTTAGATAGCAGCAGTTCTCTGCCTGGTGCATGCTGATAGgattttgaaaaagaagtgTGCCCTAAATAGTTCCAGACTGCAGCATTCTAGATGTGCACTGAGTTCTAGGGCTCTGTGTGGGTCTGTGTGCTCAGATCCATCTGAGCTGCTTTTGTCCTTGAAGCAATGTTCAGTGGGTTGTTCTTCAAGCAAAGCCATGCCCCTCCAATTCAATTTCTGGACTCTGTGATCTCATTGAAACTGGTTTgaagggcaggtgtctgccaataaaggcagaaacttctctttgaaatggagaatgtaaacccccttcctccaaattattattgtaaatttgaaattaaggggctctcaggcaaagatatgggaattaggaataacaattctttaccaggaaaattaaaatagaaatacagtattacacagaacaatcccaaacactgccagagtcagaatccaagctgacacccgtcagtcagtcagggtgttggcacagtcccattcaatggtggctgcatcctcctgcagtggcagatgtggttcagctggagcagtgctcctggagaaggtgcagtttcctctgaaggtgcagggatgatgtggaaaggtctggctttcctctggaatgcagtggaaagagggtcccttggtgtccaaaatgtcagtttttatctgggtaggaaaggcttggctgctcccctggctggagcatctcccagtgggatgatggaattttatcagtcatgcagtgggactgaatgggccagcagcagatgatatctcctggagggaggatgggctgtggaaaagataaagatgattgcacagctggtttaaagctggcccattagcagataatatgtgccaggagatcagggtcactgccccacccagctcaACAGAAGGGGACAGAATGCACATTTCTGCAACCCAAGACAGAAACCCAAAGGGTGATGTATGAACAGTGTCTATGTGCTCAGGTTGATGGCTTTGATGGAAGTTAACACAAACCTGTGAAGGAACAAGTCCCAGCAGTGAGGCACACGGTGTCTCCCAAAACCACTGCTCTGAGCCCTCGCCTGCCCAAGGGGCTGCAATCTGAGCTGTCCTCCCTCAGATATATTGGCTTAACATTTATAAAGCACCATAAAGCATGTGTATTTGTCTGTCATTatcctgctgcctctctgcaATTACCTCCCTTTTTTAATGCCAGTGGATTTGATTTGCATATGAATTTCCCTCGCTTTGATGTAATTGAAGAATTTAAGGGATCTCTAGTGGGCTGTAATTCCTTTTGTTATTTCCCTTTTGTTCACATGGACTGACAGCAAAAGATCAATCCCTCAGTTAGTTTTAAAtacacaattttttaaaaaatgggcaGCAATACAAAGTAATATTGCAATGCATTACAAAAGTAAGACGTGAGATACAATTTTCTTGTACAATAAAACCAGACAATTTTGTAGCACAGACTGCATTGTTTTGTGAACACTTTGTGCTCTGTAAACACTCTGGTGAGAAACAGCCCTTTGGAAATTGAAGTTCAGCAGACAATTCCTAAAAACATAAAACTCTGCTTTTACAGAGGATAGAAAAGTGTGAATTAATTCATATTTCCACCCATtctaaaaggaaacaaaccaaaccattccctttaagaaagaagcaaaaggatttatttttgtaattattaaATCCATAGATGCCATTGCCCTAAatgtaaaaaagtaaaatacatttttatgtaaTAAAGTAATAATGGTGGTAGgcatgtgggtttttttttaattcacagaaACCTGAGGACatttttatgagtttttttAAGAACCAGAATTTTTGTGTCCTCCTTTACCATTCCTCTAATCCTAATTTAGTACACAGATTTATCACCTgcatggcaaaagaaaaaaagaaaaaaagtgttagtcctaataaaaatggaagaacAAGCTTGAAGGATTACCATTAACAGGTGATTACAACcagcaaacatatttttaaaacatcaaattatttggtatttaaaatatatgccAAAATGCAGTCTTGCTGTGCAAACCAACGTGGCAAACAGCATTGTCACTGCAGAGGGATCCACATAAAGGGTgagaaaagctgggaaaagggaTAAATATCAGGAAGTATAAAGTATGATCCAAGTACAGTTTGTTCTGGTAATTCCTGCCTCAGAAGATATGATTTCCAATACTGAGTCACTACCAACAGTGAAAAACATTTGGGGCTGTAAAAGGTGTCAGCACTAATGAGTCTGTCTAGTTTGGAATATGTTGTACTTGCCATTTGACATGAAAAGATATCATGTCACAAAAACCCCTCTCATGCCATTTATCAAGCtgcacttttcattttcttcccctAAAAAGCTCAGCTCAGGCAAGAAATTCAATAAGTACGAGAGCTTTTTGCTAGTGTCATTTTATCTCATTACAACGGGCAAAATGATTGCATGGAGATCAAAATCCAGTCCATTTGCTCTGGAAATTAAATTCTAATCAATTTGAAAGTGCTCCCATTGCACAGTTGCTGATGGCACTGCAAGACAAAGCCATAGCACTGTGCAAATTCAGAATGGGCTTGAGCTGGAGCAAGATCAGTCCCTCTGTGGTGAGGagcacaggaaaacagagcacaggaaaacagatcacagggctcagggagatgctgctgccacaagcacagtgtcctgctggcagGTGAAATGCCAGGGGCTGGCATCTCCTCGTTTCTGTGATGTCACTTCACAGTGCCAAGAGCATTTCTGAGCTTCTCTGTCCTCCCCACTCAGCCTGCATTTGCCTATGCATCCTCTCTCTTGAATATAATGTTTTAGTAACAAACCAGTTCAGCCTTTCAAAGGAGCTTCCCCCGTTCTGTGACGTGAAGAATGAGCTTTCTTCAGTTTGTGGTATTTACATTTCTTCACGTTCTTTCTGGTTTATGCAATCAATCTAGAAGTGAATGCCCCTGGGTATTTCCCAAGGCTGGTGGCAGAAATATCCATAAGCAGATGAGAATAACTATTATTAATAACATTGCTTATGTGTGGTAGTGGCTCAAATACCAAGGACTCTGTGGTCTGCAGGGCAGTTATTCTATGTCTTGGAGGgatgaaaaataattgattttttagcaaaaaaaaaaaggttctgctgctgggatttggTTAGGAATTGAGAGGTGAAtgcactgcagctcagccttgGGCTGATGGACCAAGTGTGGGAGTCTGGGCTGGGAAATCTCCCTATATCCTGTCTGGCTCTATTCCCCATGCACATGGAGTCATGGAGGGGTTTCtgcaacacttttttttttctccaaagtaccaaataatttaactttattatttcttctattCTCTCCATGAAAACATGACATTTAGAAGCACAGcatatttgaaattattcaaGAAACCATTTATTTATGGATTCccctcctcttcttccctggTTTATGAGCCTGTAAGTTGTAACCActgtattaggaaaaaaatgttttccctgcagttttTACTGAGTGCttgcttttgtttgtctttCCAGGACTGTTATGCATAGTAGGGAAACTATTCATAGGAGTAAAAATAACCTCCATGCAAACCTAAATGGAAACAGATATGGATTGAGAGACAAATCCAGCTCTACTCATTTTATATGCAAATAACCTAACCCATGcaatacaggagaaaaaaaatttaaaggggATGTCACTTTGTGTACAGAGAAATTATGACATTCCAGCTAGGAACCATAGCAacaatatatataaaaaaaaaataaagtagggAAGCATTTGATCTAGTATTGACTCATTTTTCTTACTAAAGATCAAAGCACCAGGGGCCTGCTTTGAAATATGTAATAATACATTGAGTCTAATTACCAGGACCTAATATTATAGAAGTTGaaaagctgggggaaaaaaaaaataaattagaaactTTGCTGGGAGGTGTTTGTTCTCAAAATGAACAGCTTCAAAATACTTAAAGtattaaaagataattttagtGCCACTTGTCAGTTTGCCAAAACACTTTCTGTTACTAAAGAAGCATtccaaattaattcaaaattacCATCTTGAACAATTACTGCTCCTAGGCAGCTCACAGTTTGCTGAATGAAGGTGAATATGCATGAGGATCTCTTTTTCACTactcaatttcattttttcttaacAAGCACAGGCTGCTTCTTTGAGTTACATGAGACCTTTAATTGGAGTCAACAACTGTGACAGCAGCTCTCTTCATGATTTTCTCCCCATCATGTTTTTCAGTAAaccaaaaggcagaaaacacacTTCAATTTCAGATCCATAATGTGCTGTAAAATtccaccagcactgcagagtgTAATTATCACGCAGAAATAAAGATATTACAGCAATTTCTATAATTTAATTCTCCTGCCTTGCCTTTGCAGGAGCCAAATTATAAATGGTAGGTTTCCCTTTCTAAGACATAGCAGTAAAGTCTAGACATagcagctgctttccccagaaatccagtggagtttttttttagtgaaaaatgattcagaattccagaattttatatgtgcagctcaggctggattttgcTGCCTTGTGTGTCTGATCTGTCCCCCACAGAGGTGAGCAGGGGGGGAGAAAAAGCCCAAGAGATTCTCAAACCTGTAATTATGTGTGTTTGTTCAAGCATGTTTCTGCATTACAGTGTTAGCAGAGAAATTTCTGGCCaaagagaaaatacagttttcacCACCAGCATTTACAGAAATGCATTGGATTTAGCAAACCTTGGAGAAGACACACAGAAGAGTGTCACATAATggtgtctgcagctgaaaatGCACCTGCCTGCCTTTAATTTGTGCTCCTGAGCTTCAGAACCATCCTGACATCAGTCCTGTGTCGAGGACTAATTTGCATTTATTATCTTTATGTCCATGCCTACTACTTTTTTATGCGTATTTTacaaatataatatatatgaatagaatgaaaacacagattatatgcctttaattttaaagctgGGGTGGTCCTGGCACAATGGAAGCAtgatggatgtgctgggatcTCTGAGTTTAGATGCTATTGGAGCTTTAGGATTGGCAGTGCATGAAGAAACTgggattattttaatttttttttttaaatatgtggTATTCACTTTGCATTTTTTACTCTCCTTTCTATTTGGTAGGATTTTTTGGTAAATCTGCCTTTTTGTGCTGAACAAGATTGAGTCTTTTCAAAGTTCAACCTAAATCCTCTAAATCACACTTCAGTTCTTGGCCTTTCCTCAGTCAAATTATCAGAGCTTGGATGCTAAGCTGTGACCTTTTTTTGGTGATGTAGGAGTATGAAGCAGCAGTTTTAGACCtaggaaataaagagaaataaagaccACTGACTGCCTCCCATCTTTCACACCTGGGTGTTTTCAAACACTTTCTGAAATAGATCCTTTGTAGTGCTTAAATTATAAGTTGCATTACAGAAGTTTTCAGAATTTGGTTGCTAAAATCCAAACCATTTCAATATGTTGTAGATGCATTTTTGTGATTGTGTATGATATTGGCAATCCAATGGCCTTTGGATACATATGAATTTATAGTGATCCTTTATTTAAATTCTGACAAGTTTCATCTCATGCTTAGTATCTGAAAGAGATTAATAAAAACGTTGTGGGGCTTGATCAACAGCAAGAGTTTAATTAGCTTTGTCAATTAGGAGTACCAAAGTTTTCATTAAGAGGTTATGAAAGAATGAGTACTGAGTCAGGGATACCCTCTAGAAGTGCCATTCCTGTACATTTCTCCTAAAAACATCctaaattaattgaaaatatgtTAAAACCCCTCATGGTTCTTCACTGTGTGATTATTAAAATCAATGTCATATGTGAAAATGTCAAGAATTATCACCCCTTGTGacagcactggtgctgctgaTAACAGAGGATCAGCCAGACACCGTGTGGACACGATGCTTCCTGATACTGTTTTTGTGTTATCAGAACTGGACATCAAAACAACGTTATTTTTGTCATGTTTGACTATTTTATACGTGCTTGTCACTTCCCCTTGAGCTGTGTTTTCAGATGGCCAGGAGATTTTCTGGCACTTTCTATCTCTGTGATGGGGTAGGGCCAGAAGTTTGCAGGGGCACACAGAGAGAATTGTGAGATTTCATTGCCACCCTTTTGTTTCCAAGGCATATTTCTATCCTCAGATTGGTGGCACAGAAATTTTGGGTCTACAAAGAGTGGTGTGATCCCACCTCTTCATTTTCACAATTTCAGAATCCTGTGGGAACTTTCTGTTTGTAGGAGGGGAAGGTGACTTGGGGCACTTTGGAGTCAATGCCAAAATTTgggccctgctggctgctgcctgtgctgtgctcaggcaggAGAGGTGGTTTTCCCCTGAAATGTCACTGGGGATGAGAAGCACAGCAAGAGGAGCCCACATCCTCCTTGTCACCAAACCTCAGCCTTCGTgctccttcctctttcctctggggggggaaagaacagaaaaagaaatgcagacagCAAAAAATGAGAGCTAGGTGATAGACTTGAAGCTAGGTATCAAagaatagagattttttttcagcctgcCTGCTAAAAATGGGGCAGGATTTTAACCTCAGCTCATAACTTCAGGGTGCTTCACACCCTTTATGGTCCAAATGACTCAGTTCCTCAATGCAGTTGGATAAAATAGAAAGGATATTTTGCATAGAGGATGTGGTGGTGTGTAGAAGGTGTGAGCAGAGCTCCAAACAGGGCAAGATTCCTGGATGTTTAGAGCACCTCAAAAGCACCAAATTAAAATGATagactttttcttcttcttcttcttgaaAAATCTTATTGCTGTCTCTtgtatttagaattttttttttccccatagcAAAGATTATTTCTTCCCTGTAGGGTTTAAAGCATTCTTTCTTCAATACCATGACACAGCTCCTCCCTTCATCTGAATATGTGCAATAAATCCTCCAGGAGCAGTAAATTTAATCTGTGAGTGCATCTGTAGGCACCTGAAGATTGATACCTTGCTGATTTGAAAGATAACACCATGTCTTAAATCCTGATTTACATATTTACTTTACAGCCTGAAACTGTTTCTTATGCCTGCTCATctgtattttattgaaattaaattagtAAATGAATTTCATTGGTAgcaattaatgaaattatttctttgtgaGTAGATGGAGACAGTACCACCGATatatttggaaaggaaaattaattaattgaaaatGTACAAAGGAAGATTTACTCAGTTGtggttttctttccaaatgCCTATGCAATTAATACATTTGacttttcaataaaaaattaaattaacacaAAGAAACTTGAAGACCTTACTGAAGACAGCTGTATTATGAAACATTAATTTGCTCTGAATGCCAAGAACATTTGCTATAAAGCAGCTGCCTGTTTATTAAATATTACCATAGCATGTTATCAACCACATTTCTACATCTCCTGTTTTGAATTAGTATAAAACATGTTTGAAAGaggatttaaaatgttttgcaagCTACCAATAAGATGGCAAATGAAGCAATAAATGTATTCAAGGCTCCTGAAAGGGATTTATTTTGGAGGCCATAcagcaaacaagaaaaccaaaacattctatttaaaaacctcaaactctttgaaaaatgaagcaaacactgggaaaaaaaaaaataacaatggCAAACTTTTTTATTAGGAAGGTATCTCAAGTGTCTGGCAttctccatcctgctggctGAATATTCCTCTACTGCTGTTCGAAAGCATCATGTGCAAtctgtactttaaaaaaaaaaaaatttaattttttaaaaataaaaataaagggagGCATTATCAATTCCTGAGGGCTCAGTGTTCCTCCTCACAGGAATGGGAGCCACCTCTTCTGATTGCTGTCCTGgtgcttctgcagcagctccttgtaCAGGTCTGACCTCAGGAACCTGGGGAAGGAGTCCTTGGCCATCAGGGAGtagatggagctctgagcagcatcaAAGCAGCTCAGGGTGGGCTCTGAGATCTTCTGGGAAATGTCATTTTTGGTGTGGAAGTCAATGTTTatctgcagggagagaggagcaggaaagcTGGGTCAGTTAGCTCAGAAAGCTGAGGGATGTTTGTGtccagggcacagctgaaatttgaaTTTCCTCCACAATAACCCCACTGAtgcaaataaacagaaaaaacatcCCTTCCTTTTCTAGCAGACTGAACTCTTCCTTTTATTTGGCTGTTAAAAAGATGgcatccctgaaaaaaaaagaagaaaaaaccttgcttttccttctcatctTTCTGCCAAAGCAAATCCTATGAATTGCTGATTATCAAAGAGTAAATTAAAAGGGAAGGTACTCAGCAGCATTTTAGATTTTGGCCCTCTGtgtttttaatggattttttttttttaacaataataAGATGGATTTCAGTCATATGTAAGACATGGGGACATTTAAAGCACTCCTGCTAGCAAAGGCAAAAACATCAGTGTACAAGTTTCAGGTCCAGAAAGTGAATAATGGTTAATAAGCAATTTGTTCTTTCACAGTAAAGAACATTTTTTGAAATAATGATAGAACTGAATTCTGTGATGGAAATTTTTGCATTCTCATCGTGTCAAAAATACCTATACAAAAGAGCAAATGCAATCATGCACctattaattaatattaaatatggaaaaaatgGTGCTTACTGCATTATGAAAAATGGttagagaaaacaaattatctTGAGCAAAACTTTCTTGAAAGCTCAGAAAGTGAGGTAAACTTATTCCCAGTGTGAAGAATTTAAAGAACTTGCTTCACAGAGTTGCACAAGGTGTTTGCCTGCTAAATAATGGGCATGAAAATGGGAGTTACAGCCAGGCTGAATTGTATTTTCTGTCATTGCTTGAGGTCTGGGTCCAGCTTTCCactccatccccatcctcagTACCCAAAGCACACACAGCAAAAACTCTTTACCTCCTTTGGAGCATCAGCTTGTATAAAGTCAGAATAAATCTTTTGGGCTTTCAAGGCAATCTTGGTGGAGGATTTGGTTTTCTTGAAGTCCTCACAGGCCAGCCAGAACTCCACATTCTCCTCACTGAACTCAGACTTCAAAAATGCCCGAAAAGCTGCCAGGCCCTCTGGGGAAAATGCATCACATTGATAGTGGGTGGAGGAGAATGGAAAGGCCAGTgcaatgtgtgtgtgcacactcACACATGtgtatgtttatatatttatatttaaatttcctttataCTATTTATATTTACTCTATACTATTTACATTCACATTTATAttcacatttatatttatatttatatttatttttatttttatttttatttttatttttatttttatttttatttttatttttatttttatttttatttttatttttatttttattttatactattCATATTTACTCTATACTATTCACATTCACATTCACATTACActtacatttatatatatatttacatttatatttatttttatatttatatttatttttattttttttatttttattttatactattTATATTTACTCTATACTATTCACATTCACATTCACATTCACActtacatttatatatatatttacatttattttttttttatttattttatactaTTTATATTTACTCTATACTATGTACATT is a genomic window of Oenanthe melanoleuca isolate GR-GAL-2019-014 chromosome 8, OMel1.0, whole genome shotgun sequence containing:
- the LOC130256404 gene encoding regulator of G-protein signaling 21-like, which translates into the protein MAWARSVDAVLANKEGLAAFRAFLKSEFSEENVEFWLACEDFKKTKSSTKIALKAQKIYSDFIQADAPKEINIDFHTKNDISQKISEPTLSCFDAAQSSIYSLMAKDSFPRFLRSDLYKELLQKHQDSNQKRWLPFL